From Ignisphaera aggregans DSM 17230, the proteins below share one genomic window:
- a CDS encoding formate dehydrogenase subunit FdhD (COGs: COG1526 Uncharacterized protein required for formate dehydrogenase activity~InterPro IPR003786~KEGG: mja:MJ0295 formate dehydrogenase (FdhD)~PFAM: formate dehydrogenase subunit FdhD~SPTR: Q57743 Protein fdhD homolog~PFAM: FdhD/NarQ family~TIGRFAM: formate dehydrogenase family accessory protein FdhD): MDNDVIIRYVDLVRVEIDDNIRGIGIRDVVADEVLVDIDLGSEKIEGFSTSPYLLEELGLGAAVARGYNVRFAYVDIVGGTIVVRGISRMGFDSNRIDSSKKLLVHIIPKMVRESMEKAYRFQKTGCFHFASAFTFNGDFIGIVEDISRTGALYKLLGLLLKRGTSFNDIVLVMSSRVNEELMRSIAISGIPIAIFRGAPTLRAIEVAKRFNTTLIAFAKPNRFNIYCCYERILF, encoded by the coding sequence ATGGATAATGATGTGATAATTAGGTATGTGGATTTAGTTAGAGTTGAGATTGATGATAATATTAGGGGAATTGGTATTAGGGATGTTGTTGCTGATGAGGTTTTGGTTGATATAGATCTAGGTAGTGAGAAGATAGAGGGTTTTTCGACATCGCCTTATCTTTTAGAGGAGCTGGGTCTTGGGGCTGCTGTTGCAAGGGGTTATAATGTTAGATTTGCGTATGTTGATATAGTTGGTGGGACTATAGTTGTAAGGGGTATTTCTAGGATGGGGTTTGATAGTAATAGGATTGATAGCTCTAAGAAGCTTTTAGTTCATATAATTCCTAAGATGGTTAGAGAGTCTATGGAGAAAGCTTATAGATTTCAAAAGACTGGGTGTTTTCATTTTGCATCTGCTTTTACTTTTAATGGAGATTTTATCGGTATTGTCGAGGATATATCTAGGACAGGAGCATTATATAAGTTACTTGGCTTGCTATTGAAAAGAGGCACATCTTTTAATGATATTGTACTGGTTATGTCTAGCCGTGTTAATGAAGAGCTTATGAGATCCATAGCGATTAGCGGTATACCTATAGCCATATTTAGGGGTGCACCAACGCTAAGAGCTATAGAAGTTGCTAAGAGGTTCAATACAACGTTGATAGCTTTTGCAAAACCAAATAGATTCAATATCTATTGTTGTTATGAGAGAATCTTATTTTAG
- a CDS encoding hypothetical protein (KEGG: hbu:Hbut_1400 hypothetical protein~SPTR: A2BML3 Conserved archaeal protein), with protein MAINIFGRLGRRGVAVLIAVAIAIPVIAITTISTPPAGVYIELKLFRDVGGGIKSLSIGRDIGVAISVLAISPPNYNGSDFIPIYAGKYTGDPIYIPAKGKLLDIARAWEEEHRVHGARMDTFEHGLIIFMHILNLTAIKNKEYDKVEIARYVDSIPIKPIDIVSGKAIRYTVSLAVGSEKIARLTSIDRKYLSIELNIPGIRKIYAATPVELPSSEEDRWCINAIEDSTVGICYRRKYYIGSENLTTILPQEYVSPCISDNSKMCMKTPIMMIYNQYNYSGTIEIAIGISAIFRSSVYLTWSLGDLTAGLINNKIYLAGRTISDNFCFIEGFSVPPESKRWIWILARPIFAEYETYYAYGGANIGEFLVGYLDKYLNECSVGSCCDSGCFLYRANNTITATITYISYNVVNNIKYIVGGREYGEPKQIVDMMFNGTEEQYVKRLNTSQSLLFDDIFNTYDAIDFEIGVPVGAVAAVFLEYSGLITNSSVLSFIAGFSVDIAREGLETFSGSLYNAGDDPAIPNDYNVWEDVYIRVSKYEYIKNGYRFKVPIGIYYTLRTV; from the coding sequence ATGGCTATAAATATCTTTGGTAGATTGGGTAGGAGGGGTGTTGCTGTTCTAATTGCTGTAGCTATAGCTATTCCTGTTATAGCTATAACAACTATTTCAACTCCTCCTGCTGGTGTCTATATTGAGTTGAAGCTTTTTAGAGATGTTGGTGGAGGTATTAAGTCTCTTAGTATTGGTAGAGATATAGGTGTTGCTATATCTGTTTTAGCTATATCTCCACCAAATTATAATGGTAGTGATTTTATTCCTATATATGCTGGTAAATATACTGGGGATCCAATATATATACCTGCTAAGGGGAAGCTTTTAGATATAGCGAGAGCTTGGGAGGAGGAGCATAGGGTACATGGAGCCAGGATGGATACATTTGAACACGGGCTAATAATATTCATGCATATTCTAAATCTAACGGCTATCAAAAACAAGGAATATGATAAGGTGGAGATAGCTAGATATGTAGATTCAATACCTATAAAACCCATAGATATTGTATCTGGAAAAGCAATCCGATACACAGTTTCTCTAGCTGTAGGAAGTGAAAAGATTGCTAGGCTAACCTCTATAGATAGGAAATATCTATCGATAGAACTGAATATACCCGGTATCAGAAAGATATATGCAGCTACACCAGTGGAATTACCATCAAGTGAAGAAGATAGGTGGTGCATAAATGCTATTGAAGATTCTACTGTTGGTATATGTTATCGAAGAAAGTATTATATAGGATCTGAGAATTTAACAACAATATTACCACAAGAGTATGTATCTCCATGTATTTCAGATAATAGTAAGATGTGTATGAAAACACCGATAATGATGATCTACAACCAATATAATTATTCAGGAACCATAGAAATAGCAATAGGCATCTCCGCGATCTTTAGAAGTAGTGTATATCTTACATGGAGTCTTGGAGATCTTACAGCAGGTCTAATCAATAATAAGATATATCTTGCAGGCCGTACCATAAGCGATAATTTCTGTTTTATAGAAGGTTTTTCAGTACCACCAGAGTCTAAGCGTTGGATTTGGATTCTTGCAAGACCTATATTTGCAGAGTATGAAACATACTATGCCTATGGTGGTGCTAACATTGGAGAATTTCTTGTTGGCTATCTTGATAAATATCTCAATGAATGTAGCGTTGGAAGTTGTTGTGATAGTGGGTGTTTTTTGTATAGAGCAAATAATACAATTACAGCCACCATCACATACATAAGCTATAATGTTGTTAACAACATAAAATACATTGTAGGAGGGCGTGAATATGGTGAACCTAAACAAATTGTTGATATGATGTTTAATGGTACTGAGGAGCAATATGTTAAGAGATTGAATACAAGTCAAAGTCTGCTGTTTGACGATATATTTAATACATATGATGCTATAGATTTCGAGATTGGAGTTCCTGTAGGGGCTGTGGCAGCAGTATTCCTAGAATACTCTGGATTGATAACAAATTCGTCTGTATTATCATTTATAGCGGGGTTTAGTGTAGATATAGCTCGAGAAGGTTTAGAGACTTTCAGTGGGAGTCTATATAACGCAGGTGATGACCCAGCTATACCAAATGATTACAATGTATGGGAAGATGTGTATATAAGGGTTAGTAAATATGAATATATTAAGAATGGCTATAGATTTAAGGTGCCTATAGGTATATACTATACTTTAAGAACAGTATAG
- a CDS encoding protein of unknown function DUF87 (COGs: COG0433 ATPase~InterPro IPR002789:IPR018538~KEGG: hbu:Hbut_1191 hypothetical protein~PFAM: protein of unknown function DUF87; HerA-ATP synthase, barrel domain~SPTR: A2BM14 Universally conserved protein~PFAM: Domain of unknown function DUF87), which yields MSLAKQSRGIEASRELQLELVGYIVGESRPYRAEIVAFRPLMMGEYLYMEYYGYRVLAMVSSSITGSNVINNNLVDPRDIERLVKNIRVGEKIYYYRGTIKILGSINGDGDKLYIPPIPPPPGSEVYKAPKSILSSIFSPEKDMYIRIGTLLREPDVEVRVNINRVVSRHLGILAMTGMGKSNLVALLAKRIAEIGGTIIIFDYHGEYRFLKSRYLNVIKPKLDPWRLDLEEIARLLNIPRNATRQRMVLHECLESIGNTGNVSFFDGLKRCIQTRIGKYGISAQKVLDALIAYEGYLKRFLEEGIGDVIDKIVLGYINVVDLSEIHVHQADAIISHWLERLLEGRKIGVWSNGSKGIPTPIIVVIEEAHVFIPTDEDSATKRSASSIAREGRKFGIGLVVVSQRPRGLDPTILSQLGNLAILRIVHPEDQAYVAKYCEPITQDLLDELPGLNIGEAILLGEWVSIPTITKIDLVEEKVSGFDIDAVSIWRKSF from the coding sequence ATGTCTCTAGCAAAGCAGAGTAGGGGTATTGAGGCTAGTAGAGAGCTACAGCTTGAGCTTGTTGGATATATTGTTGGTGAATCTAGACCATATAGAGCAGAGATAGTTGCTTTTAGACCTCTTATGATGGGTGAATATCTCTATATGGAGTATTATGGCTATAGGGTTCTAGCAATGGTTAGTAGCTCTATTACTGGAAGTAATGTTATTAATAATAATCTTGTTGATCCAAGGGATATAGAGAGACTCGTGAAGAATATTAGAGTTGGTGAGAAGATCTATTACTATAGAGGAACCATAAAAATTCTTGGAAGTATCAATGGAGATGGAGATAAGCTTTACATACCTCCCATACCTCCACCACCAGGTAGCGAAGTGTATAAAGCTCCGAAAAGCATATTGTCAAGTATCTTTAGCCCTGAGAAGGATATGTATATAAGGATAGGGACACTTCTAAGAGAGCCAGATGTTGAGGTTAGGGTTAATATTAATAGGGTTGTATCTAGACATCTAGGAATTCTTGCCATGACAGGTATGGGGAAGAGCAATCTTGTTGCATTATTAGCGAAAAGAATTGCTGAAATTGGGGGTACCATTATAATATTTGATTACCATGGCGAGTACCGTTTTCTTAAATCTAGATACCTTAATGTTATAAAACCTAAGTTAGATCCGTGGAGACTTGATCTTGAGGAGATTGCGAGGCTTTTAAATATTCCTAGGAATGCTACACGACAGAGAATGGTTTTACATGAATGTTTAGAGAGTATTGGGAATACAGGTAATGTTTCTTTCTTTGATGGGTTGAAGAGATGTATACAGACCAGGATAGGGAAGTATGGAATATCTGCGCAGAAGGTTCTTGATGCTCTTATAGCATATGAGGGGTATTTGAAGAGATTTTTGGAGGAGGGGATAGGTGATGTTATTGATAAGATAGTTCTCGGATATATAAATGTTGTTGATCTTAGTGAGATTCATGTTCATCAGGCAGATGCAATAATTTCTCACTGGCTTGAGAGACTGTTAGAGGGTAGAAAGATAGGTGTATGGAGCAATGGTTCAAAGGGTATTCCAACACCAATAATAGTTGTTATAGAGGAGGCACATGTATTTATACCTACTGATGAGGATTCAGCTACTAAGAGGAGTGCATCTTCTATTGCTAGAGAGGGTAGAAAATTTGGGATAGGACTGGTAGTAGTGTCTCAGAGACCCAGGGGTCTAGATCCAACTATACTTAGCCAACTTGGTAATCTAGCTATATTGAGAATTGTTCATCCTGAGGATCAGGCATATGTAGCAAAGTACTGTGAACCTATAACACAGGACTTATTAGATGAATTACCAGGTCTAAATATTGGTGAAGCAATACTTCTAGGTGAATGGGTATCTATTCCAACGATAACAAAAATAGATCTAGTTGAAGAAAAGGTATCTGGATTTGATATAGATGCTGTTTCTATTTGGAGAAAATCGTTTTAG
- a CDS encoding TATA binding protein of transcription factor TFIID (COGs: COG2101 TATA-box binding protein (TBP) component of TFIID and TFIIIB~InterPro IPR000814~KEGG: sso:SSO0951 transcription factor~PFAM: TATA-box binding family protein~SPTR: P58178 TATA-box-binding protein~PFAM: Transcription factor TFIID (or TATA-binding protein, TBP)), producing MDLGNPNISVKIENIVATVSVDQTIDLDYLDKVLPNVEYDPDQFPGLVFRLESPKVTALIFRSGRMVVTGAKSTADLIKAVKRIVRTLLKYDIPITSKPRIQIQNIVASANLGSEIMLEKVAFLLENTMYEPEQFPGLIYRMTDPHVVLLVFSSGKMVITGAKSEEEVFQAVRNLYLKLKELGCLREVRAEEEILSEEIEGIESSRGRRKLTYKDFQF from the coding sequence ATGGATTTAGGTAATCCAAATATCTCTGTAAAGATAGAGAATATAGTAGCTACAGTCTCGGTAGATCAAACAATAGATCTAGACTACCTAGATAAAGTTCTACCAAATGTTGAGTACGACCCGGACCAGTTCCCCGGACTTGTATTCAGATTAGAGAGTCCAAAGGTAACAGCATTAATATTTAGATCTGGGAGAATGGTAGTCACAGGTGCAAAGAGTACTGCAGATCTAATAAAAGCTGTCAAGAGAATAGTAAGAACGTTGCTAAAATACGATATACCTATAACGTCTAAGCCGAGGATACAGATTCAAAATATTGTTGCTTCAGCTAATCTAGGTTCTGAAATAATGTTAGAAAAAGTTGCATTTCTATTAGAGAATACTATGTATGAACCAGAACAGTTTCCTGGACTCATCTATAGAATGACAGATCCACATGTAGTACTACTAGTATTTAGCAGTGGTAAAATGGTTATAACAGGTGCTAAGAGTGAGGAAGAGGTCTTTCAAGCAGTTAGAAATCTTTATCTAAAGCTAAAGGAGCTTGGATGTCTAAGAGAAGTAAGAGCTGAGGAAGAAATCCTCAGTGAGGAGATAGAAGGGATAGAGAGTAGTAGGGGAAGAAGAAAATTAACATATAAAGATTTTCAGTTCTAA
- a CDS encoding phosphoesterase (COGs: COG1407 ICC-like phosphoesterase~InterPro IPR004843:IPR004376~KEGG: sto:ST1277 hypothetical protein~PFAM: metallophosphoesterase~SPTR: Q971V2 Putative uncharacterized protein ST1277~TIGRFAM: phosphoesterase~PFAM: Calcineurin-like phosphoesterase~TIGRFAM: putative phosphoesterase, SbcD/Mre11-related) — protein MLFEIYGNIYAVGDLPAIYIKRFNTLVVADIHLGFEEDMASKGIFLPRVQLRKSIEIIDKAQNETKALQLIIAGDVKHHFEKLGRREVRDLREFFEYVSKRFEKVVVVRGNHDTFMYSFSRKLDVELYDKLWLDNILIVHGHRELDRDDTFDILIMGHEHPSISLKDPITGYGIKIQCHLLVPLKRGGRALVLPAMGVYQSGTSVSISREAYLSPILRDEGILEEAKPYAIIEGEGIYELPKLSSIIDLMKII, from the coding sequence ATGCTTTTTGAAATCTATGGCAATATATATGCTGTAGGAGATCTACCTGCAATCTATATCAAGAGATTTAATACTCTAGTTGTTGCAGATATTCACCTAGGTTTTGAGGAGGATATGGCTTCAAAAGGAATATTTCTTCCAAGGGTTCAGCTAAGAAAATCTATAGAGATTATAGATAAGGCTCAAAATGAGACAAAAGCTCTTCAGCTCATAATAGCTGGAGATGTTAAGCATCATTTTGAGAAGCTTGGTAGAAGGGAGGTTAGAGATTTGAGAGAATTCTTTGAATATGTATCAAAGAGATTTGAGAAGGTGGTAGTTGTAAGAGGAAATCATGATACATTTATGTATTCATTCTCAAGGAAGTTAGATGTAGAGTTATATGATAAGCTTTGGCTAGACAATATCCTTATAGTTCATGGACACAGAGAGTTAGATAGGGATGACACATTTGATATACTGATAATGGGGCATGAACATCCATCAATATCATTAAAAGATCCTATAACGGGCTATGGAATAAAAATACAATGTCATTTACTTGTTCCGTTAAAGAGGGGAGGGAGGGCATTGGTTCTTCCAGCTATGGGGGTATATCAAAGTGGAACCTCAGTATCAATATCTAGAGAAGCTTATCTCTCACCAATACTGAGAGATGAGGGGATTCTTGAGGAAGCAAAGCCATATGCTATCATAGAGGGGGAGGGAATATATGAATTACCTAAACTATCTTCAATAATAGATCTTATGAAGATTATCTAG
- a CDS encoding NurA domain (InterPro IPR018977~KEGG: nmr:Nmar_1242 hypothetical protein~PFAM: NurA domain~SPTR: A9A1F9 Putative uncharacterized protein~PFAM: NurA domain) translates to MLTQTLDITLEMYDFIRGKIDENLTIDNIERIRSLWIPYKPCNNPYLRKRSVIAAIDSGYNYIEYRGYALYVVNTVWVKLDPWSGEVIDGFVDMDVVGVPNIEYELSLLSMAMEINTALNIINDVDILLMDGSLIAMFSKLRRASIEHGHELLDAKKIDVSRVLKELIYMVSLNPRKIVFISKNSNARDLLGFVKGDIYYFERYTDGVPGYSRPIDLVYSKHLSIATIARVFRNYSRNVTGLNNSIGLSYIRFEPFSRIYRVEFVFEPHESLDDILKSLIDSISENTVQGYPYPLMRADQMAKIGFEDMARVAALLGVIEDPRGREPL, encoded by the coding sequence ATGCTTACCCAGACACTTGATATAACGTTAGAGATGTATGATTTTATTAGGGGGAAGATTGATGAGAATCTTACTATTGATAATATTGAGAGGATAAGAAGTCTATGGATTCCATATAAACCATGTAATAATCCTTATCTAAGGAAAAGATCTGTTATAGCAGCTATTGATAGTGGTTATAACTATATAGAGTATAGAGGATATGCACTATATGTTGTTAATACCGTATGGGTAAAGCTTGATCCATGGTCAGGTGAGGTCATTGATGGTTTTGTTGATATGGATGTTGTTGGTGTTCCTAATATTGAATATGAATTATCTCTATTGTCTATGGCTATGGAGATAAATACTGCTCTAAATATTATTAATGATGTGGATATTCTGTTAATGGATGGAAGTCTTATTGCTATGTTCTCTAAGCTTAGGAGAGCATCTATTGAACATGGACATGAGCTTTTGGATGCTAAGAAGATTGATGTTTCAAGAGTTTTAAAGGAGTTGATATATATGGTTTCTCTAAATCCAAGGAAGATTGTTTTTATATCGAAGAACTCTAATGCTAGGGATCTTCTAGGGTTTGTTAAGGGGGATATATACTATTTTGAGAGATATACAGATGGTGTTCCAGGGTATAGTAGACCTATAGATCTTGTATATTCAAAGCATTTGTCTATTGCAACAATAGCAAGGGTGTTTAGGAATTATAGCAGGAATGTAACAGGTCTGAATAATTCTATAGGTCTTAGCTATATAAGATTTGAGCCATTTTCTAGAATATATAGAGTTGAATTTGTATTTGAACCCCATGAATCTTTAGATGATATACTGAAATCGTTGATTGACAGTATATCAGAGAATACTGTTCAGGGATATCCCTATCCATTGATGAGAGCAGATCAGATGGCTAAAATAGGATTTGAGGATATGGCTAGAGTAGCGGCACTTCTTGGGGTTATAGAGGATCCTAGGGGTAGAGAACCTCTCTAG
- a CDS encoding hypothetical protein (KEGG: dka:DKAM_0421 hydrogenase assembly chaperone HypC/HupF~SPTR: B8D3R6 Hydrogenase assembly chaperone hypC/hupF~PFAM: HupF/HypC family), with product MCLGVVGRVEEIMDMVAKVNIGGAIVEVINAIEDLAVGDLVIVHAGLAIEKISREGLIDNIVLFYDIQKYHYIANGYSEEEAARMALNDIVSYGAELGISVDEIISRISLSSRYEKYFGDKC from the coding sequence ATGTGTCTTGGAGTTGTTGGTAGAGTTGAGGAGATTATGGATATGGTTGCAAAGGTTAATATTGGTGGTGCTATAGTTGAGGTTATTAATGCTATTGAGGATTTAGCTGTAGGTGATCTAGTTATTGTTCATGCTGGTCTAGCTATAGAGAAAATATCTAGGGAAGGGCTTATAGATAATATTGTATTGTTTTACGACATTCAGAAATATCATTATATAGCTAATGGATATAGTGAAGAAGAAGCAGCTAGAATGGCGCTAAATGATATAGTTTCATATGGTGCTGAACTAGGTATTAGTGTGGATGAGATTATTAGTAGAATCTCTCTTAGTTCTAGATATGAGAAATATTTTGGGGATAAATGTTAA
- a CDS encoding Pyridoxal-5'-phosphate-dependent protein beta subunit (COGs: COG0498 Threonine synthase~InterPro IPR001926~KEGG: mhu:Mhun_1619 threonine synthase~PFAM: Pyridoxal-5'-phosphate-dependent protein beta subunit~SPTR: Q2FRF7 L-threonine synthase~PFAM: Pyridoxal-phosphate dependent enzyme), translating into MDRIELICPKCKTTYEFNPYAKLCPKCRAPLFTKYSLLDRDTFIRCIEEAHLRHEYGIWSFGSLLPVDSGESLGEGWTPVIEVKNLGSEYNIRLLLKNESLNPTGTFIDRGVAVDVSYAYRNGFRNIVSVSLGDYAVSLSTYATRYSIKVTHYIPRNIELWKLYRISIHGSRINLVDSYVDELRRALERYRDRSIYLSISSSPTVIDGYRTIVFELYRYIARGVRWIALPIGEGVLATAIYKGLYELSEYMDIDDVRILGVKLYTDKPGSIPGATPDLIYELGVGETPTQRFIENIANKDVLHIVNVDGDTIIRSALGLARREGVYIDPIGATSLAGVVEAVERGVIDRNESVIAIVSGSPSKDPYTLYSLIEKDEKAFERIRNMDIDRYSINKIQREILRILYEKNILYLYAIWRELLNRGYNISLQTLHYHINKLISYTLIEPIKITDNERTYYRLTNLGLETLEKIRE; encoded by the coding sequence ATGGATAGAATAGAGCTTATATGCCCAAAGTGTAAAACTACCTATGAATTTAATCCATATGCAAAGCTGTGTCCAAAGTGTAGAGCACCACTATTTACTAAATATAGCTTATTAGATAGAGATACTTTCATTAGATGTATAGAGGAGGCTCATCTCAGACATGAATATGGTATATGGAGTTTCGGCTCTCTTCTACCTGTAGATAGTGGTGAGAGTCTTGGTGAGGGGTGGACACCTGTTATAGAGGTGAAAAACCTTGGCTCTGAATATAACATAAGACTTCTACTCAAGAATGAGTCTCTAAATCCTACAGGTACTTTTATTGATAGGGGTGTAGCTGTAGATGTATCCTATGCATATAGAAATGGCTTTAGAAACATTGTATCTGTTTCATTGGGAGACTATGCAGTTTCTCTATCAACATATGCCACACGTTACAGCATTAAGGTTACTCACTATATACCTAGGAATATAGAGCTTTGGAAGCTATATAGAATATCTATACATGGATCAAGGATAAATCTTGTTGATAGCTATGTAGATGAACTTAGAAGAGCTTTGGAGAGATATAGAGATAGATCGATATATCTATCTATCTCCTCATCACCAACTGTTATAGATGGCTATAGAACAATTGTTTTTGAGCTCTATAGATATATAGCTAGAGGTGTTAGATGGATAGCTCTACCCATAGGCGAAGGAGTTTTAGCTACAGCTATATACAAAGGGCTATATGAGTTATCAGAATACATGGATATAGATGATGTTAGGATACTCGGGGTTAAGCTATATACAGATAAACCAGGTTCTATACCTGGAGCAACACCTGATCTAATATATGAGCTAGGGGTTGGGGAGACACCTACACAGAGATTCATAGAAAATATCGCCAATAAAGATGTGCTCCACATAGTAAATGTAGATGGAGATACAATAATTAGAAGTGCCCTTGGCTTAGCAAGGAGAGAGGGTGTGTATATAGATCCCATAGGAGCAACATCACTAGCAGGTGTTGTTGAAGCTGTTGAGAGGGGTGTTATAGATAGAAACGAAAGCGTTATAGCCATAGTTAGTGGCAGTCCATCTAAAGATCCATACACACTGTATAGCCTTATCGAAAAAGATGAAAAAGCCTTCGAAAGGATAAGAAACATGGATATAGATAGGTATAGCATCAACAAGATACAGAGAGAAATACTGAGAATACTATACGAGAAAAATATACTCTACCTCTATGCAATATGGAGAGAACTACTCAACAGAGGATACAACATATCTCTACAAACACTACACTACCACATAAACAAACTAATAAGCTATACACTCATAGAACCAATAAAGATTACAGACAATGAAAGAACATACTATAGACTCACCAACCTAGGTCTAGAAACCTTGGAGAAAATCAGAGAATAA